CCACCATCTGTTCCACCATCTGTTGCACCGTCTGTTCCACCGTCTGTTCCACCATCTGTTCCaccatctgttcctaaacctgttccaCCATCTGTTGCACCATCTGTTCCaccatctgttcctaaacctgttccaCCATCTGTTCCACCATCTGCTCCTAAACCTGTTCCACCATCTGTTCCACCATCTGTTCCACCGTCTGTTCCACCATCTgttccatcatctgttcctaaacctgttccatcatctgttccaccatctgttccaccatctgttccatcatctgttcctaaacctgttccatcatctgttcctaaacctgttccatcatctgttcctaaGCATGTTCCACCATCTGTTCCTAAGCCTGTTCCaccatctgttcctaaacctgttccatcatctgttcctaaacctgttccaCTATCTGTTCCACCACCTgttccatcatctgttcctaaacctgttccaccacctgttcctaaacctgtttcatcatctgttcctaaacctgttccatcatctgttcctaaacctgttccatcatctgttcctaaacctgtttcatcatctgttccatcatctgttcctaaacctgttccatcatctgttcctaaacctgttccaccatctgttcctaaacctgtttcatcatctgttccatcatctgttcctaaacctgttccatcatctgttcctaaacctgttccatcatctgttcctaaGCCTAttccatcatctgttcctaaacctgttccaccatctgttcctaaacctgtttcattatctgttcctaaacctgttccatCACCTGTTCCTAAACCTGGTCCaccatctgttcctaaacctgttccaccatctgttcctaaacctgtttcatcatctgttccatcatctgttcctaaacctgtttcatcatctgttcctaaacctgttccatcatctgttgctaaacctgttccatcatctgttcctaaGCCTAttccatcatctgttcctaaacctgttccaccatctgttcctaaacctgtttcattatctgttcctaaacctgttccatcatctgttcctaaacctggtccaccatctgttcctaaacctgtttcatcatctgttccatcatctgttcctaaacctgttccaccatctgttcctaaacctgtttcatcatctgttccatcatctgttcctaaacctgtttcatcatctgttcctaaacctgttccatcatctgttcctaaacctgttccatcatctgttcctaaGCCTAttccatcatctgttcctaaacctgttccaccatctgttcctaaacctgtttcattatctgttcctaaacctgttccatcatctgttcctaaacctggtccaccatctgttcctaaacctgttccatcatctgttcctaaacctgttccaccatctgttcctaaacctgttccaccatctgttcctaaacctgttccatcatctgttcctaaacctggTCCACCATCTgttccatcatctgttcctaaacctgttccaCCATCTGTTCCTAAGCCTATTCCATCATCTGTCCCTAAACCTGTTCCaccatctgttcctaaacctattccaccatctgttcctaaacctgtttcatcatctgttccgtcatctgttcctaaacctgttccaccatctgttcctaaacctgttccatcatctgttcctaaacctgtttcatcatctgttccatcatctgttcctaaacctgttccatcatctgttcctaaacctgttccatcatctgttcctaaacctggTCCACCATCTgttccatcatctgttcctaaacctggTCTACCATCTgttccatcatctgttcctaaacctgttccatcatctgttcctaaacctggTCCACCATCTgttccatcatctgttcctaaacctgttccatcatctgttcctaaacctgttccaccatctgttcctaaacctgttccatcatctgttcctaaacctgttccatcatctgttcctaaacctgttccatcatctgttcctaaacctgttccatcatctgttcctaaacctgttccaccatctgttcctaaacctgttccatcatctgttcctaaacctgtttcatcatctgttcctaaacctgttccaccatctgttcctaaacctgttccatcatctgttcctaaacctggTCCACCATCTgttccatcatctgttcctaaacctgttccaCCATATGTGCCTACAAATAAATGTTTGGATGACGTCTAAGTGATATAGTTGAGTTCTTTTTAAAGGAGAACGCGAGTGTTGCAGTAACACATTACAGTGATACTGTAGTCATACTACAGTAATACTACAAGAATACTACAGTAAAACTACAATAATACTACAGTGATACTGTAGTCATACTACAGTAATACTACAAGAATACTACAGTAAAACTGTCACATGTACACATTTAGATATCAATGATGTCATCAAACAGCTTGTTTAgtccgacagacagacagacaggtatacagacagagaggtatacagacacagacaggtagacagacacactgacaggtatacagacagacaggtatacagagacagacaggtatacagacagacaggtagacagacacactgacaggtatacagacagacagacacagacaggtagacagacacactgacaggtatacagacacacagacaggtatacagagagacagacacagacaggtagacagacagacatagacaggtagacagacacacagacagacagacacacagacaggtagacagacagacagacacagacaggtatACAaagagacaggtagacagacagacagacacagacaggtagacagacagacagacagacagacagacacagacagatatacaaagagacaggtagacagacagacagacacagacaggtagacagacagacagacacacacacagacagacacagacaggtagacagacagacagacagacagacacagacaggtatacagacacacagacaggtagacagacagtcTGTGCCTCATCAACAGTTGTCAGGTGTTCCTCCGCCTCCACACGGACCCTCAGCGGGCTCTGTCAGCTCCACTCACCCGGACTCGGCTCTCTGCGCTCGGCTGTGAGAcgggctgtctgtctgtctgtcggtgtgtctgtgtgtcctccgTCTGGTCCGGACTGAGTCTGTCTGCACAGAGCCAGCGGAGGGAGGGTGCCCTGCTCTCCAGACAGCCAGACATAACAGGAAGCCAGCCCACTTCTACTCCTTAGGAAAATAAGAGCGGAACATCCGCAGGCTGATTGAGGACCACAGCCAGAGGAATAACTCCTCTCACAGCGGGTAGAAAGCTCCAGAACCCCCTCCCACACTCTGCTGAGACCCTGCGTGGTTACTGTTGGTTAAACTGCTGTTTCCGATGTCAAACTGAGCTCCGGAGTCATCACACGTCCACAATCCTCCTCACATCCAGAACAGTTAGAACGGAAgaagcttttattctgaagggcCAGACCGGAAACGCATTTCCTGCTGCTTTCTTTACTTAAGTCACAAACTTTGTGCGCGAGACTCCTGTTGACTGTGGGAGCCAATCACAGCGCGTGTGTGAGGTTGCCCCTGGTTACCGGGTGACTGGCGCCATCTTGTGTGGAAGAGCCGAGCTGGTCTGGAGCTTTCCGATCAATAAAGAATCAATAAAGAATAAGTATCACTGAATCCACCATCAGAATCAGCCGTGTTACACTGGAGCCTGATCCAGGaacaacacacactccttttTCTACATGTTTACACACAACACAAGGCTCCCTGTCTTTAAGTGGTAGTAATCAATCACTTCCTTTTAACTGACCACTTCACATCACTTCacatcacttcacttcacttcacatcacttcacatcacttcacttcacttcacttcacatcacttcacttcacatcacttcacatcacttcacttcacttcacttcacttcacttcacatcacttcacttcacatcacttcacttcacttcacttcacttcacatcacatcacttcacatcacttcacttcacatcacttcacttcacatcacttcacatcacttcacttcacttcacatcacttcacttcacttcacttcacatcacttcacttcacatcacttcacatcacttcacttcacttgaggccatttggctgacatgagacacaacgatggagaggaagaggaggagagaggagcccagtgcatcatgggagtcccccggcagtctgagcctatagcagcataactaggggctggtccaagacctgatccagtcctgaactataggcttcatcactaaggaaggtttttagtccactctgaaatgtagagagggtgtctgcccccctgaacccagactggaaggaggttccacaggagaggagcctgatagctgaaagctctggctccatcactaccttagaggactttaggaaccaccagtagacctgcagtctgggagcacagtgctctagtggggtagtacggtactatgagctctttaagagatgatggagcctgaacattaagagctttggaggtgaggagaaggattttaaactctgttctagattttactggaagccagtgaagagaagccagtacaggagaaagatggtctcttctcttagttctggtcagaacaggagcagcagcgttctggaccagctggagagtctttaaggacttattggagcagcctgataataaggaacagaaataatccaacctggaagtgactaatgtgtggactagtgtttctgcatcatctccagacaggatggacctggttttaacaacattagtagatggaaaaaggcagttctagaaatctgtttaatgtgggagttaaaggacaaatcctgatcaataagactccagattcctcccagtggagctggaggccacagtgatgcTGTCCAGAGTATATATGTTGgtagaaaatgtgtttagagcagaataactttagtttagtctgagtttagcagcagaaagttgctgttcatccaggactttatgtccttaaggcagatttgaagtttagccaactgattgggttcttcaggctttattgatcagtataattgggtatcatctgcataacagtggaaattaatggagtgcttcctgataatattacccagaggaagcatatataagataaagagtatcggtccaagcactgaaccttgtggaactccatgtctaactttagtgtggacagaggattcattgttatCGTGAACAAACTGAgatcgatctgatcaataggacttaaagcagcttaatgtggttcctttataccagtgaactgttccagtctctgtaacaggatgtgatggtcaatggtgtcgaaagcagcactcaggtctaacaagaccagtacagagagaagtcctctgtctgatgcactcaggtctaaccagaccaggacagagagaagtcctctgtctgatgcactcaggtctaaccagaccaggacagagagaagtcctctgtctgatgcactcaggtctaacaagaccaggacagagagaagtcctctgtctgatgcactcaggtctaacaagaccaggacagagagaagtcctctgtctgatgcactcaggtctaacaagaccaggacagagagaagtcctctgtctgatgcactcaggtctaaccagaccaggacagagagaagtcctctgtctgatgcactcaggtctaaccagaccaggacagagagaagtcctctgtctgatgcactcaggtctaaccagaccaggacagagagaagtcctctgtctgatgcactcaggtctaacaagaccaggacagagagaagtcctctgtctgatgcactcaggtctaacaagaccaggacagagagaagtcctctgtctgatgcactcaggtctaacaagaccaggacagagagaagtcctctgtctgatgcactcaggtctaaccagaccaggacagagagaagtcctctgtctgatgcactcaggtctaacaagaccaggacagagagaagtcctctgtctgatgcactcaggtctaacaagaccaggacagagagaagtcctctgtctgatgcactcaggtctaacaagaccaggacagagagaagtcctctgtctgatgcactcaggtctaacaagaccaggacagagagaagtcctctgtctgatgtactcaggtctaacaagaccaggacagagagaagtcctctgtctgatgcactcaggtctaaccagaccaggacagagagaagtcctctgtctgatgcactcaggtctaacaagaccaggacagagagaagtcctctgtctgatgcactcaggtctaacaagaccaggacagagagaagtcctctgtctgatgcactcaggtctaacaagaccaggacagagagaagtcctctgtctgatgcactcaggtctaacaagaccaggacagagagaagtcctctgtctgatgtactcaggtctaacaagaccaggacagagagaagtcctctgtctgatgcactcaggtctaacaagaccaggacagagagaagtcctctgtctgatgcactcaggtctaacaagaccaggacagagagaagtcctctgtctgatgcactcaggtctaaccagaccaggacagagagaagtcctctgtctgatgccataaggaggaggtctgtaaccttcaccagtgtctctgtgctgtggttcgctctaaaacctgactgaagatcctctaatagactattagagtttagaaagtcacacagctggttggctgctgctttctccaggatcttggagagaaacggaaggttggatgaaggtctatagttggctgatacacctgaatccagagtgggctttttcaggagaggtttaattactgctgctttaaaggactgaggtacgtaacctgttagtaaagactgattgatcagatccagtaaggacgtgttaatttggggcaggacctccttaagtagtccagtaggaatgtggtctaggagaccagctgacagtctggatgaggagactattgaggccaattcagcaagatcaattggagaaaaacagtccaagtacacatcaggtctaacagctgtttctgtggttcctaggtttgaggttgaatcagaccctgttaagggcaggaggtgctgaattttgtccctaatagttagaattttatcattaaagaagctcatgaagtcgttactgctgagctctaaaggaacacaaggatcaatagagttctggctccttgtcagcctagctattgtgctaaaaaggaatctagggttgcttttattttcttctattaatgaggagtagtaggcggctctggcattacagagggcctttctataggttttaagactgtcttgccagattaaacgggattcttccactttggtggcccgccatgtcctttctagccttcgtgagtgttgcttaagctcacgtgtctgagagttataccagggagcttgtctcttttctttaattctcttcttttttagaggggcaatagagtctagtgccattcgcagtgaacctgcagcactatcgaccagataatcaatttgggaggggctgagattagcatgggggtcgtccacagcacagggacacactgactgaaatactgaaggaatcacctccttaaatttggcaacagcactatcagataaggatctagtgaggacctctctgtcatatagagcatagtcctgtaggaagaaatcaaatgttaacaggtaatggtctgataaaatagagttatgtgggaagactgttaactgttcagtttcaacaccataagccaaaacaaggtcaagagtgtggttaaaacagtggattggttcatttacactctgggagaagtcaattgagtccagtagtgagacaaaggcagtgctaagacatcattatcattatccacatgaatattaaagtcacctactataatcactttgtccacactaaggactaaatctgatagaaactctgaaaactcagttaagaattcagagtctggaccaggagggcggtacactgtgacaaccaacactggttttagagttttccaggttgggtgtgaaaaactaagaacaagactttcaaaggagttataattaagtttgggtctaggttggactgttaaactagagttaaagattgctgcaactccacctccttgtccagaatctctgggaatatgagtattagtatgactgggaggagtggcctcattaaggctaacatactcctcaggacgtagccaggtttcagtcagatcaataaatcaatatggtggtcagatatcagatcgtttactaaaacagctttggatggcagagatctgatgtttagATCAGATCTGATctagatctgatgtttaaaagtccactttcactctcctgtcctgtttcatagtgccagtggtattaactctgattagatttttaggctgaactcctctcctgttggacttaatagatctaaatgatctgagtggtcgggggacagacacagtctctatgggatgtcacttcacttcacttcacttcacttcacatcaAAGTACCAAGTGAGtaaatgtgcatgtttacaCTGAGGACATGTATCAGAgaggtttctgttttatttattctatcaGCACTGAACACCTGAACACTGGATCAATGTTTAACATAAGAACACCTGGATACCTTAAACTAGAGCTGAACCTGCCCGTGAACCACAGCTTAGCCGCCATTAGCTTGTATTAGCTTGCGTTAGCCCCGTTAGCTTGTATTAGCTTGTGTTAGCCCCGTTAGCTTGTATTAGCTTGTGTTAGCCCCGTTAGCTTGTATTAGCCCCGTTAGCTTTGTATCGTGTGACCcaaacagtgaaattaaaagcattttcagtgattttaaaCCGAGTCTGAGCCACGGCACCCGGAGAAGCAGCGACAGGTGAGTGACGGAGACTCAGACCTGGAGCTAATTATCGCTGCTCTGTTCTGGGACCCCAAATGACGAGACTCTTTTCCGGTAACGAACTATGCTGAATAAACGGCTTAGCAGTGCGGTCGGTCGGCTTCACCTGAGGCTGCGGTGTCTCCAGTCTACCGGTGTCTCCGCCTCGCACCGAAGGTAAACTCTTTCTTCACCTGTGACCAACGGTTCTAAAGTCTGCTACCCTCTCAGTGTGGGGGAAACACACACCGGAGGTACATTTACTCAAGGAGAGAATGCCGACGGACCCCTTTAAAACTGGTGAACTGTAATGTTTCATGACTTATcgacaaaattaaaaacacttctTACACTAAAGTTTAAGAGCCGCGAATCGATGTGGTTTTCTTAGAAATTCGGCTGTGATTTAAAGCACGAAGcagcctttaactttggttaaaaacagcctttaactttggttaaaaacagcctttaactttcattaaaaacagcctttaactttggttaaaaacagcctttaactttcattaaaaacagcctttaactttggttaaaaacagccattaactttggttaaaaacagcctttaactttggttaaaaacagcctttaactttcattaaaaacagcctttaactttggttaaaaacagcctttaactttcattaaaaacagcctttaactttcattaaaaacagcctttaactttggttaaaaacagcctttaactttcattaaaaacagcctttaactttggttaaaaacagcctttaactttcattaaaaacagcctttaactttggttaaaaacagcctttaattttggttaaaaacagcctttaactttcattaaaaacagcctttaactttttaactttcattaaaaacagcctttaactttcattaaaaacagcctttaactttggttaaaaacagcctttaactttcattaaaaacagcctttaactttcattaaaaacagcctttaactttcgttaaaaacagcctttaactttggttaaaaacagcctttaactttggttaaaaacagccattaactttggttaaaaacagcctttaactttcattaaaaacagcctttaactttggttaaaaacagcctttaactttgattaaaaacagcctttaactttggttaaaaacagccattaactttggttaaaaacagcctttaactttggttaaaaacagcctttaactttggttaaaaacagccattaactttggttaaaaacagccattaactttggttaaaaacagcctttaactttcgttaaaaacagcctttaactttggttaaaaacagcctttaactttggttaaaaacagcctttaactttggttaaaaacagcctttaactttggttaaaaacagccattaactttggttaaaaacagcctttaactttggttaaaaacagcctttaactttcattaaaaacagcctttaactttggttaaaaacagcctttaactttcattaaaaacagcctttaactttcattaaaaacagcctttaactttggttaaaaacagcctttaactttggttaaaaacagcctttaactttcattaaaaacagcctttaattttggttaaaaacagcctttaattttcattaaaaacagcctttaactttttaactttcattaaaaacagcctttaactttcattaaaaacagcctttaactttcattaaaaacagcctttaactttcattaaaaacagcctttaactttcattaaaaacagcctttaactttggttaaaaacagcctttaactttggttaaaaacagccattaactttggttaaaaacagcctttaactttggttaaaaacagcctttaactttggttaaaaacagcctttaactttcattaaaaacagccattaactttggttaaaaacagccattaactttggttaaaaacagcctttaactttcgttaaaaacagcctttaactttggttaaaaacagcctttaactttggttaaaaacagcctttaactttggttaaaaacagccattaactttggttaaaaacagcctttaactttggttaaaaacagcctttaactttcattaaaaacagcctttaactttggttaaaaacagcctttaactttcattaaaaacagcctttaactttcattaaaaacagcctttaactttcattaaaaacagcctttaactttggttaaaaacagcctttaactttggttaaaaacagcctttaactttcattaaaaacagcctttaattttggttaaaaacagcctttaattttcattaaaaacagcctttaactttttaactttcattaaaaacagcctttaactttcattaaaaacagcctttaactttggttaaaaacagcctttaactttcattaaaaacagcctttaactttcattaaaaacagcctttaactttcattaaaaacagcctttaactttggttaaaaacagcctttaactttggttaaaaacagccattaactttggttaaaaacagcctttaactttggttaaaaacagcctttaactttggttaaaaacagcctttaactttcattaaaaacagccattaactttggttaaaaacagccattaactttggttaaaaacagcctttaactttggttaaaaacagcctttaactttggttaaaaacagcctttaactttggttaaaaacagcctttaactttggttaaaaacagccattaactttggttaaaaacagcctttaactttggttaaaaacagcctttaactttcattaaaaacagcctttaactttggttaaaaacagcctttaactttcattaaaaacagcctttaactttcattaaaaacagcctttaactttcgttaaaaacagcctttaactttcattaaaaacagcctttaattttggttaaaaacagcctttaattttcattaaaaacagcctttaactttttaactttcattaaaaacagcctttaactttcattaaaaacagcctttaactttcattaaaaacagcctttaactttggttaaaaacagcctttaactttggttaaaaacagcctttaactttcattaaaaacagcctttaactttcattaaaaacagcctttaactttggttaaaaacagcctttaactttttaactttcattaaaaacagcctttaactttcattaaaaacagcctttaactttttaactttcattaaaaacagcctttaactttcattaaaaacagcctttaactttcattaaaaacagcctgtCGCTGCAGCCCGGATCAGCGGACTTGTTGGGCGCGAAGGAGGAAGTTCACGGTTTAAATTAAGTAAGAGCGGTGCTGCCTTTCGTGTTATCTGCCGAAATGATCGGAGACACCACATTACTAAGCTGTGCCGGAGTCCGCCACGTCCAGCCTCTCAGTGATGGACGAGGCTCGTGTTCCTGTTAATTAGTCCCCAGGTGAACCAGATTCGGCTCAGCTGCGTCTTCCGGCAGAATGAGTGACAGAAGCGTGAAGCCGATGAATCCGTGTCAGCCAGGCTCGTGGTTCCTGAGGAGCACCTCCTCGGTCTCTCTCCATGAGCGGTGAGCTGCAGGCAGATATGAAGATGATGGTTATTTTCCACCCTGTGAGAAATCAGTCCCGGTTATGACCCTCCTCCCGTAGCTTCTCTCAGGTACTGATGGACCAGGTGACCCGGCCCAGGgcggtgacctttgaccccgtCCAGGTGCAGCGGAGGAGCTGGCGTGCCCCCCCGCCGGCGGTTCTGCTGGCGGAGAGAGAGCGATCGCCCCCCCCCAGCCTGCAGGTGAGTCACTGAGCTGTGGACCAATGAGACGGCCCCTGGTCGCCGTCAGGGATCAGACCCGTTTGATGGTGTGTTGAAGGTGTTGAACTCACCTGGTTGGCCCTGTGGTCTCCCTCACGGCTCAGACTCTCCGCCCGTCTGGGAGGCTCAGGCAGTGTCTGatggagacgaggaggaggagcgtcTGGACTCGCCTCGGCTGGCAGCGGGTGACCCGTGGCCTCGTGGCCTCCGGGCCCCTCGGCTTCTGGAGCTTCAGGAACAAGTACAGATGGAGCGCCAGGTTCACCTCCACCTACAGGAGTGAGTCACCGTGTGTCCCGATTCTGTCCACCA
The nucleotide sequence above comes from Pempheris klunzingeri isolate RE-2024b chromosome 8, fPemKlu1.hap1, whole genome shotgun sequence. Encoded proteins:
- the LOC139204771 gene encoding chromatin target of PRMT1 protein-like, coding for MSDRSVKPMNPCQPGSWFLRSTSSVSLHERFSQVLMDQVTRPRAVTFDPVQVQRRSWRAPPPAVLLAERERSPPPSLQTLRPSGRLRQCLMETRRRSVWTRLGWQRVTRGLVASGPLGFWSFRNKYRWSARFTSTYRRRANLCSRLGRRRLLTGRKIQKLTAGQTQLRPYLPGGGASAGRGRGRTTKDVPTKKQLDAQLDEYMSRSKRRLDQELDEYMSMAGQTHWD